Proteins from a single region of Spodoptera frugiperda isolate SF20-4 chromosome 8, AGI-APGP_CSIRO_Sfru_2.0, whole genome shotgun sequence:
- the LOC118281525 gene encoding putative nuclease HARBI1 codes for MNVCQQSVSRIIAQVSTLLANKMKDFVKFPSTESEISTVKQTFYEIAHFPGVIGCIDCTHIKIRSPGGQSSEVYRNRKGYFSINVQAVTGPNLEFFDLVARWPGSTHDSFIYKSSAIKQRLNTSILKGIILGNSGYAVSSVLLTPFLSPHTNPQENYNKSHIKTRNTVERCFGVWKRRFPCLQVGMGVKVETVVAVICACATLHNIALSVDDVMPMNYYEDIDIQNDDVAVAVSGENTNSNGFTVRQSLVDRFFQ; via the exons ATGAATGTCTGCCAGCAGTCAGTATCCCGAATCATAGCCCAAGTTTCTACGCTATTAGCAAACAAAATGAAAGATTTTGTAAAATTTCCATCCACTGAAAGTGAAATTAGTACAGTAAA gcaaacattttatgaaatagCTCATTTTCCTGGAGTAATTGGGTGTATTGATTGCacccatattaaaataagaagcCCAGGAGGACAATCTTCCGAAgtatatagaaatagaaaaggCTATTTTTCAATCAATGTGCAAGCAGTCACAGGGCCAAACTTAGAATTTTTTGATCTAGTAGCCAGGTGGCCTGGCAGTACACATGACagtttcatttataaaagcaGTGCTATTAAGCAAAGACTAAATACTAGCATATTAAAGGGAattattttagggaacagcggGTATGCAGTAAGCAGTGTTCTGCTTACACCATTTTTGTCTCCACATACAAACCCAcaagaaaattataacaaaagccacattaaaacaagaaatacTGTGGAAAGATGTTTTGGGGTTTGGAAAAGAAGATTTCCTTGTCTTCAAGTGGGAATGGGTGTGAAGGTGGAGACAGTTGTAGCAGTGATATGCGCATGTgcaacattacataatattgcaTTATCAGTAGATGATGTGATGCCAATGAATTACTATGAAGACATTGACATTCAAAATGATGATGTTGCTGTTGCAGTATCCGGAGAAAATACCAACAGCAATGGTTTTACAGTGCGACAATCGTTGGTGGAtagattttttcaataa
- the LOC118281365 gene encoding myb/SANT-like DNA-binding domain-containing protein 3, whose product MEPVQVNRRKRVANFTADEKILLAQLVKKRPIVESKITDGKSVAKKQVAWEQITQEFNSNANVHKRETITLKRAWDNMKAVTRKARAAERGNLIRTGGGPQPPPLSPQHGAIISIVEEAAPAVITEIKNTFDIDGTILNSIDTQELNIISESVNNPDTIDIEFKINSPEDTNQLEDEELFKNNSDKENSNQSIKTTDQVRRPTDYIRREAVLRIRHFENKKKIEIQILKTQLEIEQIRKKTALLEQEKAKYNLEKAKSEVTSNSN is encoded by the exons ATG gagCCTGTACAAGTAAATCGACGCAAAAGGGTGGCCAATTTCACCGCCGACGAAAAAATTTTATTGGCACAACTAGTTAAAAAGAGACCAATTGTGGAATCAAAAATAACAGATGGCAAGTCGGTCGCCAAAAAACAAGTGGCATGGGAGCAAATAACACAAGAATTTAATTCAAATGCCAATGTTCACAAGCGTGAAACTATAACTTTGAAAAGAGCATGGGATAACATGAAAGCTGTCACACGAAAAGCTCGTGCGGCCGAAAGAGGAAATTTAATTAGGACTGGAGGTGGCCCACAACCGCCTCCCTTATCACCACAACATGGTGCCATAATAAGCATAGTTGAAGAGGCTGCACCTGCGGTgattactgaaataaaaaatacatttgacatTGATGGCACCATTTTAAATTCTATTGATACTCaagaattaaacataatttcagAATCAGTAAATAACCCAGATACTATAGAtattgagtttaaaataaattctccaGAAGATACAAACCAGCTTGAAGATGaagaactttttaaaaataacagtgaTAAGGAAAATtctaatcaatcaatcaaaacaaCTGACCAAGTGCGTAGACCTACTGACTATATTCGTCGGGAGGCTGTATTACGCATTAGACAttttgaaaataagaaaaaaattgaaattcaGATATTAAAAACACAGCTGGAAATAgaacaaattagaaaaaaaacagCATTGTTGGAGCAAGAAAAAGctaaatataatttagaaaaagCAAAATCAGAAGTTACTTCTAATTCTAATTGA